Proteins co-encoded in one Methylobacterium sp. WL1 genomic window:
- a CDS encoding ABC transporter permease — MGAYILRRLLIAIPSLLGISLILFVVLALAPGDPFGELAANPNVPPEVRAALRLKFGLDDPIFTRYLRWLWAMLHGDWGFSFASRVNVDTLILQRLPTTLFVVGSSQVLALLVAVPVGLYAARRPYSLADQVANTLAFVGFSLPTFFTGLLFILLFSIKLGWLPFVYQADLPGTGLAWAWESVRQAIMPVAVLGFFQAASYTRYVRASALDVARLDYVTTARAKGLTEGTVTRRHIARNALIPVVTLVALQIPAVFGGAIVTEQIFRIPGIGSLLIDAMLANDTPVVMAVTFVFAGLVVLFNLVADLLYGWLDPRIALR, encoded by the coding sequence ATGGGCGCCTACATCCTGCGCAGGCTGCTGATCGCGATCCCGAGCCTGCTCGGGATCAGCCTGATCCTGTTCGTCGTCCTGGCGCTGGCGCCGGGCGACCCGTTCGGCGAGCTCGCCGCCAACCCGAACGTGCCCCCGGAGGTGCGCGCGGCCCTGCGGCTCAAGTTCGGGCTCGATGACCCGATCTTCACCCGCTACCTGCGCTGGCTCTGGGCGATGCTGCACGGCGACTGGGGCTTCTCCTTCGCCAGCCGGGTGAACGTCGACACGCTGATCCTGCAGCGGCTGCCGACCACCCTGTTCGTGGTCGGGTCCTCGCAGGTCCTGGCCCTGCTGGTGGCGGTGCCGGTCGGCCTCTACGCCGCCCGGCGGCCCTACTCCCTGGCCGACCAGGTCGCCAACACCCTGGCCTTCGTGGGCTTCTCGCTGCCGACCTTCTTCACCGGCCTGCTGTTCATCCTGCTGTTCTCGATCAAGCTCGGCTGGCTGCCCTTCGTCTACCAGGCCGACCTGCCCGGCACCGGGCTGGCCTGGGCCTGGGAGAGCGTGCGGCAGGCGATCATGCCGGTGGCGGTGCTGGGCTTCTTCCAGGCCGCCTCCTACACCCGCTACGTGCGCGCCTCGGCGCTGGACGTCGCCCGCCTCGATTACGTCACCACGGCCCGGGCCAAGGGGCTGACCGAGGGCACGGTGACCCGCCGGCACATCGCCCGCAACGCCCTGATCCCGGTGGTGACCCTGGTCGCCCTCCAGATCCCGGCGGTGTTCGGCGGCGCCATCGTCACCGAGCAGATCTTCCGGATCCCCGGCATCGGCTCCCTGCTGATCGACGCGATGCTGGCCAACGACACCCCGGTGGTGATGGCCGTGACCTTCGTGTTCGCCGGCCTCGTCGTCCTGTTCAACCTCGTCGCGGACCTGCTCTATGGCTGGCTCGACCCTCGCATCGCCCTCCGTTGA
- a CDS encoding ABC transporter permease — translation MAGSTLASPSVEAPPLARAPASPARETWRRFRRHRLALASVAVLAVLVGGVLFGGLIWPLAIDDIDFSAQLQGPSWAHPFGTDDLGQDLLARMIYGGRISLAVGFAAMAVASLIGVVVGALAGMSRRLLDPALMWLTDLFLSLPQLPLLLLVIYLFRDSLKAVFGVQGGVFLMIVAVIGGLRWMPVARLVRAQFLTLREKEFVEAARSQGATTGHLVRRHILPNALGPVIVAASIEVSAAIIAESTLSFLGLGFPPDIPTWGRLLFDAKDHLDVAPHWALFPGGAIFLTVLAINFIGDGLRDALDPRRVF, via the coding sequence ATGGCTGGCTCGACCCTCGCATCGCCCTCCGTTGAGGCGCCCCCCCTGGCCCGCGCCCCGGCCTCGCCCGCGCGGGAGACCTGGCGGCGCTTCCGCCGGCACCGGCTGGCGCTGGCCAGCGTCGCCGTGCTGGCGGTGCTGGTCGGCGGCGTGCTGTTCGGCGGCCTGATCTGGCCGCTGGCCATCGACGACATCGACTTCTCGGCTCAGCTCCAGGGGCCGTCCTGGGCGCACCCGTTCGGCACCGACGACCTCGGCCAGGACCTGCTCGCCCGGATGATCTACGGCGGCCGGATCTCGCTCGCGGTCGGCTTCGCCGCCATGGCGGTGGCAAGCCTGATCGGGGTCGTGGTCGGGGCGCTGGCCGGCATGTCGCGCCGCCTGCTCGATCCGGCGCTGATGTGGTTGACCGACCTGTTCCTGTCGCTGCCGCAGCTGCCGCTGCTGCTCTTGGTGATCTACTTGTTCCGCGACAGCCTGAAGGCCGTGTTCGGGGTCCAGGGCGGCGTCTTTCTCATGATCGTCGCGGTGATCGGCGGCCTGCGCTGGATGCCGGTCGCCCGGCTGGTGCGGGCGCAGTTCCTCACGCTGCGCGAGAAGGAGTTCGTCGAGGCGGCCCGCTCGCAGGGCGCCACCACCGGACACCTCGTCCGCCGCCACATCCTGCCCAACGCCCTGGGGCCGGTGATCGTGGCCGCCTCCATCGAGGTCTCGGCGGCGATCATCGCGGAATCGACGCTCTCGTTCCTGGGCCTCGGCTTCCCCCCGGACATCCCGACCTGGGGCAGGCTGCTGTTCGACGCCAAGGACCATCTCGACGTCGCCCCGCACTGGGCGCTGTTCCCCGGCGGCGCGATCTTCCTGACCGTGCTGGCGATCAACTTCATCGGCGACGGCCTGCGCGACGCCCTCGACCCGCGCCGGGTTTTCTAA
- a CDS encoding helix-turn-helix transcriptional regulator, translating into MNEVELSAAQSRAIAQNVREALARRRISRQTLADEARISISTLEKALAGRRPFTLATTIRLEEALGQSLRQPAGQTPVPELPRHAPDELGAYARQGVSWLEGCYLTLRPSFETAGVIFAYRTEIAWDTDSARLVFREAERIDAPFAQSGSVAVPSQSGMVYLTTNWHGQHRLAVLGRPNIRGEMYGILTTLHAGRGMQLTPAAAPLALLPERVAAELRYGRIAPHEATYAAYRAHLDRVHADGYATFFVSVS; encoded by the coding sequence GTGAACGAAGTTGAACTGTCCGCAGCGCAGAGCCGCGCCATCGCCCAGAATGTGCGCGAGGCGCTGGCCCGCCGACGCATTTCTCGGCAGACGCTGGCCGATGAGGCCCGGATCAGCATCTCGACCCTGGAGAAAGCGCTCGCCGGCCGCCGGCCGTTCACCCTGGCAACCACGATCCGGCTGGAGGAGGCGTTGGGCCAATCCCTGCGGCAGCCGGCGGGGCAGACACCGGTTCCGGAACTGCCCCGTCACGCCCCCGACGAACTCGGGGCCTACGCGCGTCAGGGTGTGTCTTGGCTGGAGGGCTGTTACCTCACCCTACGCCCCTCGTTCGAGACGGCGGGAGTGATTTTCGCCTACCGAACCGAGATTGCCTGGGACACGGACAGCGCGCGCTTGGTATTCCGTGAGGCCGAGCGGATCGATGCGCCGTTCGCACAGTCCGGCAGTGTCGCCGTTCCCAGCCAATCAGGCATGGTATACTTAACGACCAACTGGCACGGGCAGCATCGTCTCGCGGTGCTAGGCCGTCCCAATATTCGAGGCGAGATGTACGGGATTCTCACCACGCTGCACGCGGGCCGCGGCATGCAGCTCACGCCCGCTGCTGCCCCGCTCGCCCTGCTGCCGGAGCGCGTTGCGGCTGAACTCCGTTACGGCCGCATCGCTCCGCATGAGGCGACTTACGCAGCCTATCGAGCGCATCTGGATCGTGTCCACGCGGACGGCTACGCCACTTTCTTCGTAAGCGTTTCCTAG
- a CDS encoding class GN sortase — protein sequence MRRHLGPGRGRALATLLTLAGLALTAQAAWIPVKAILAQVLLERAFVRSLAGRQPAKPWPWADTEPIARLTVAGRSFVVLRGGSGQALAFGPGHLDGTPEAGEPGTAVFAAHRDTQFAGLGQIGPGDSVTVTGRDGRTLRFRVTGTRVARWDASGIDPHAPGRHLDLVTCWPLEALQAGPLRLIVETELASEAGRS from the coding sequence ATGCGCCGTCATCTCGGACCCGGGCGGGGGAGAGCCCTCGCGACCCTCCTCACCCTTGCGGGCCTCGCGCTGACAGCGCAGGCCGCCTGGATACCCGTCAAGGCCATTCTGGCGCAGGTGCTGCTGGAGCGTGCCTTCGTCCGCAGCCTGGCCGGGCGGCAGCCCGCCAAGCCATGGCCCTGGGCCGACACCGAGCCGATCGCCCGGCTCACCGTCGCGGGCCGCAGCTTCGTGGTCCTGCGGGGCGGGAGCGGGCAGGCCCTGGCCTTCGGCCCCGGCCATCTGGACGGCACCCCGGAGGCCGGCGAACCCGGTACTGCGGTCTTCGCCGCGCACCGCGACACGCAGTTCGCGGGACTGGGGCAGATCGGCCCCGGCGATTCGGTCACGGTGACGGGCCGGGACGGCCGAACCTTGCGCTTCCGCGTCACCGGCACGCGGGTTGCGCGCTGGGACGCCTCGGGCATCGACCCACACGCCCCGGGACGGCATCTCGACCTCGTCACCTGCTGGCCCCTGGAGGCTCTGCAGGCCGGTCCGCTGCGGCTGATCGTCGAGACCGAGTTGGCGTCGGAGGCAGGGCGTTCCTGA
- a CDS encoding marine proteobacterial sortase target protein, whose protein sequence is MPFFTPRSAAEPRHIATLSPLFLALLALLVMLASAQAAPGPRRGGLTLRGSAGTAQVEAVQLATDIGVDVSGPTARTVVTQAFRNTSTNWVEGTYVYPLPEDAAVDGMKLVVGSRVIVADIRERAAAKRAYEAARAAGQSAALTTQERPNIFTNAVANIGPGETVLVQITYQQTIPVSGETRMLRLPLVVAPRYNPTPASVAAVSLDGVVEAARDPVPDRARISPPVLDPSISRSTNPVAVTVRLRAGFAVGAVRSATHAISVTETSPEARTITLANGVAPADRDLELTWAPVPGRMPGLGLFRETVAGRTYLLAAVNPPAIEADTASRPARDVIFVIDNSGSMSGASMRQAKAGLLAGLGRLTSQDRFNVIRFDDTWDALHPVPVPATPDALAGAERFVAALEARGGTEMLAPLKAALADPHAEDGRVRQVVFLTDGAVGDEEQIFAAIHANLGRSRLFMVGIGSAPNGHLMRHAAGIGRGSFTEIRDLAQVGERTRALYEKLESPAVTDLTATFSVPGVEVTPGALPDLYRGEPLVFAARLPRTAEGTVTVAGRVGGRTWSRTLPLAEADAGAGISKVWARSRIGETETTRLTGRLGADAADATILALALEHGLTTRLTALVAIDATPRRAPGTPLVAADLPLNLPAGWDFASVFGTDRPDDAPADEKAARIVPISADGAAVDLPQTGAGILAELSLGLLLALLGLLLGAGHRSGGRRTGEI, encoded by the coding sequence ATGCCGTTCTTCACTCCACGATCCGCAGCCGAGCCCAGGCACATCGCCACGCTGTCGCCGCTCTTCCTCGCGCTGCTGGCGCTCCTCGTCATGCTCGCCTCGGCTCAGGCGGCGCCCGGACCGCGCCGGGGCGGCCTGACGCTGCGCGGGTCGGCCGGCACCGCGCAGGTCGAGGCCGTCCAGCTCGCGACCGACATCGGCGTCGATGTCAGCGGCCCGACCGCCCGGACCGTCGTCACCCAAGCCTTCCGCAACACGAGTACGAACTGGGTCGAGGGCACCTACGTGTATCCCCTGCCGGAGGACGCCGCCGTGGATGGCATGAAGCTCGTCGTCGGCTCCCGCGTGATCGTCGCCGACATTCGCGAGCGGGCGGCGGCCAAGCGCGCCTACGAGGCCGCGCGGGCGGCGGGGCAGTCGGCAGCCCTGACCACGCAGGAGCGGCCCAACATCTTCACCAACGCGGTCGCCAATATCGGCCCCGGCGAGACGGTGCTTGTCCAGATCACCTATCAGCAGACGATCCCCGTCTCCGGCGAGACGCGGATGCTGCGCCTGCCCCTGGTGGTCGCGCCCCGCTACAATCCCACCCCTGCCTCGGTGGCGGCAGTCTCCCTCGACGGCGTGGTCGAGGCGGCCCGCGACCCGGTTCCGGATCGCGCCCGGATCAGCCCGCCGGTGCTCGACCCGTCGATCTCCCGATCGACCAACCCCGTCGCCGTCACGGTTCGGCTTCGGGCGGGTTTCGCCGTCGGAGCCGTTCGCAGCGCGACCCACGCGATCAGCGTGACAGAGACCAGCCCGGAGGCCCGGACCATCACCCTGGCCAACGGCGTCGCGCCGGCCGACCGTGACCTCGAGCTGACCTGGGCGCCGGTCCCGGGCCGGATGCCCGGCCTCGGCCTGTTCCGCGAGACCGTCGCCGGCCGGACTTACCTGCTGGCCGCCGTGAACCCGCCCGCGATCGAGGCCGACACGGCCTCCCGGCCGGCGCGCGACGTCATATTCGTCATCGACAATTCCGGCTCGATGTCCGGCGCCTCGATGCGGCAGGCTAAGGCCGGGCTGCTGGCCGGCCTCGGGCGCCTGACCTCGCAGGACCGCTTCAACGTCATCCGCTTCGACGACACCTGGGACGCGCTGCATCCCGTACCCGTGCCGGCGACGCCGGATGCCCTGGCAGGGGCCGAACGCTTCGTCGCCGCCTTGGAGGCTCGCGGCGGCACCGAGATGCTGGCGCCACTCAAGGCCGCCCTGGCCGATCCCCATGCGGAGGACGGGCGCGTGCGCCAAGTCGTGTTCCTCACCGACGGAGCCGTCGGTGACGAGGAGCAGATCTTCGCGGCGATCCACGCGAATCTTGGGCGCTCGCGCCTGTTCATGGTCGGCATCGGCTCGGCGCCCAACGGCCACCTGATGCGCCACGCCGCCGGGATCGGACGCGGCAGCTTTACCGAGATCCGCGACCTCGCGCAGGTCGGCGAACGGACCCGCGCACTCTACGAGAAGCTTGAATCTCCCGCCGTCACCGACCTGACCGCGACCTTCTCGGTTCCGGGCGTCGAGGTCACGCCGGGTGCGCTGCCCGACCTGTACCGCGGCGAGCCTCTGGTCTTCGCCGCGCGGCTGCCGAGGACTGCCGAGGGGACCGTGACCGTCGCGGGCCGGGTGGGCGGCCGGACCTGGAGCCGGACGCTGCCGCTCGCCGAGGCGGACGCGGGCGCCGGCATCTCCAAGGTTTGGGCGCGCTCCCGGATCGGCGAGACCGAGACAACGCGCCTGACCGGGCGACTCGGCGCGGACGCGGCCGACGCCACCATCCTGGCCCTCGCCCTGGAGCACGGCCTGACGACGCGGCTGACTGCTCTCGTAGCCATCGACGCCACCCCGCGCCGGGCGCCGGGCACGCCCCTCGTCGCCGCCGACCTGCCGCTGAACCTGCCGGCGGGCTGGGACTTCGCCAGTGTGTTCGGCACGGACCGGCCCGACGACGCGCCAGCCGACGAAAAGGCGGCCCGAATCGTGCCGATCAGTGCCGATGGCGCGGCCGTTGACTTGCCGCAGACGGGGGCCGGTATCCTGGCGGAGCTTAGCCTGGGCCTTCTCCTCGCTCTTCTGGGCCTCCTGCTGGGCGCCGGTCATCGGTCCGGCGGCCGGCGGACCGGGGAAATATGA
- the rnhA gene encoding ribonuclease HI has product MRTIVYADGGCDPNPGPGGWGVVVAAPDGTVELCGGEPGTTTNNRMELTAAIKGLEHFPAGAAIEMRCDSQYVVKSVTEWMRGWKAKGWRTTTGDVKNVDLMKRLDELNAARDVKWTWVRGHAGDRLNERADALVHRGRREAKLGKLESRNSAAPIPAPAAAPASPSQGAALRVDLALGLQVAQAAKAAGVTPDALIDDAIRFYLEIGPSEVARLRSSRAK; this is encoded by the coding sequence ATGCGAACGATCGTTTATGCCGATGGCGGTTGCGACCCTAACCCCGGGCCAGGCGGTTGGGGGGTCGTCGTCGCCGCTCCGGACGGCACGGTCGAGCTGTGCGGCGGAGAGCCCGGCACAACGACCAACAACCGCATGGAGCTGACGGCGGCGATCAAGGGTCTTGAGCATTTCCCGGCCGGGGCCGCGATCGAGATGCGGTGCGACAGCCAGTACGTCGTCAAATCGGTGACCGAGTGGATGCGCGGTTGGAAGGCGAAGGGCTGGCGCACGACGACGGGTGACGTGAAGAACGTCGACCTCATGAAGCGCCTCGACGAACTGAACGCGGCGCGCGACGTGAAATGGACCTGGGTCCGGGGGCATGCCGGCGACCGTCTTAATGAGCGCGCAGACGCTCTCGTCCACCGGGGCCGTCGCGAAGCGAAGCTCGGCAAGCTCGAGTCGCGGAACAGTGCTGCGCCCATACCTGCCCCTGCGGCCGCACCAGCGTCGCCGAGCCAAGGCGCCGCCCTGCGCGTCGATCTGGCGCTCGGCCTCCAGGTCGCTCAGGCCGCGAAGGCGGCGGGTGTTACGCCCGACGCTCTGATCGACGATGCGATCCGGTTCTACCTCGAAATCGGACCGAGCGAGGTCGCCCGCCTGCGATCGAGCCGAGCAAAGTAG
- a CDS encoding MurR/RpiR family transcriptional regulator — translation MALQSEDASVTHRIAKAFPALSAAHRQVARFVLDHPLKVATLPANELADLVGVSVATANRFARAVGYEGYAKFRAALVLSYEKALAPVEKLRVGRDQPATVPEILDGALADIIRNIEATRRTLDGATCTQAVQAIHQARRVYVVGLGSSSWPAGILARNLDVNREDVHLLATLEGPGFAARTLRRLTPDDLVVVLATPRYFADTVRLAQIARRHGATVLALTDGPHSPLVATATLALYAQTDCHYFAASDASLTALVEALASAFAFAAGDLVPAATRVTEAVLPWLDRDYAAWPPQGGADDLSETPQSGAAS, via the coding sequence GTGGCCCTACAATCTGAGGACGCGTCTGTAACACACCGCATCGCGAAGGCTTTCCCGGCGCTCAGCGCGGCCCATCGGCAGGTCGCACGATTCGTCCTGGATCATCCGTTGAAGGTGGCTACCCTGCCGGCGAACGAGCTTGCCGACCTCGTCGGCGTCTCCGTCGCCACGGCTAACCGGTTCGCCCGCGCCGTCGGCTACGAGGGCTATGCGAAGTTCCGCGCTGCCCTGGTCCTCAGTTACGAAAAGGCCCTGGCACCGGTCGAGAAGCTGCGCGTCGGCCGGGATCAGCCTGCGACCGTCCCTGAAATCCTCGACGGGGCCCTCGCCGACATCATCCGCAACATCGAAGCGACCCGGCGGACGCTCGACGGCGCGACGTGTACCCAAGCGGTCCAGGCGATCCATCAGGCCCGGAGGGTGTACGTCGTAGGTTTGGGCAGCAGCAGCTGGCCGGCCGGGATCCTCGCGCGCAACCTCGACGTCAACCGCGAGGACGTCCATCTGCTGGCGACGCTGGAAGGCCCCGGCTTCGCCGCGCGGACCCTGCGCCGACTGACCCCCGATGACCTCGTCGTCGTCCTCGCCACGCCGCGATACTTCGCCGATACGGTGAGGCTGGCCCAGATCGCCCGGAGGCACGGGGCCACGGTGCTGGCGCTGACCGACGGGCCGCATTCCCCCCTCGTCGCGACCGCCACCCTCGCGCTCTACGCGCAGACCGACTGCCATTACTTCGCTGCCTCGGATGCCAGCCTGACAGCGCTCGTGGAGGCCTTGGCAAGCGCCTTCGCGTTCGCCGCCGGGGACCTCGTCCCGGCCGCGACGCGGGTCACGGAAGCGGTGCTGCCCTGGCTCGATCGCGACTATGCCGCTTGGCCGCCCCAGGGTGGAGCCGACGACCTGTCAGAGACCCCGCAATCCGGAGCTGCCTCATGA
- a CDS encoding isoaspartyl peptidase/L-asparaginase, translated as MSDRRPVLVIHGGAGTIAQGQADAGAAHYHAALAGILAAGADCLARGGSALDVVGLAVDLLEECPLFNAGHGAVFTSAGTHELDAAVMDGATLRAGAVASVTRVRRPGRAARAVMDGGEHVLIAGGGADAFAEGRGLEMVEPDFFSTDARRDQLHRAQAAGKVALDHDVASGPLDETRKFGTIGAVALDRNGHLAAMTSTGGMTNKRPGRVGDSPLIGAGTYADDRTAAVSCTGTGEAFIRIAAAHDVCARMAYGGQDLETAARAVVHEALAAVGGRGGLIAVDAHGQVAMPFNTEGMYRGLVHPGETPVTAIFSDSRHISPPLR; from the coding sequence ATGAGCGACCGCCGCCCCGTTCTCGTGATCCACGGTGGTGCTGGGACGATCGCGCAGGGCCAGGCAGATGCTGGCGCGGCACACTATCACGCGGCCCTCGCCGGCATCCTGGCGGCTGGAGCGGACTGCCTCGCGCGCGGTGGCAGCGCCCTCGATGTCGTGGGCCTCGCCGTCGACCTCTTGGAAGAGTGTCCGCTCTTCAACGCGGGCCACGGCGCCGTCTTCACCAGCGCCGGCACGCACGAGCTCGACGCCGCCGTCATGGACGGCGCCACGCTGCGCGCGGGCGCCGTCGCGAGTGTCACGCGGGTGCGCCGGCCCGGTCGGGCGGCCCGGGCCGTGATGGATGGGGGCGAGCACGTCCTCATAGCCGGTGGCGGTGCCGATGCATTTGCTGAGGGGCGAGGCCTTGAGATGGTCGAACCGGACTTCTTCTCCACGGATGCCCGCCGCGACCAGCTCCACCGCGCCCAGGCCGCCGGAAAGGTCGCCCTCGACCATGACGTGGCGTCCGGCCCGCTCGACGAGACGCGCAAGTTCGGGACGATCGGCGCCGTTGCGCTCGACCGGAACGGCCATCTCGCTGCCATGACCTCGACCGGGGGCATGACCAACAAGCGTCCCGGCCGGGTCGGCGACTCACCCCTGATCGGCGCGGGGACCTATGCGGATGACCGGACCGCCGCCGTGTCCTGCACCGGCACGGGCGAGGCTTTCATTCGCATCGCGGCGGCGCACGACGTCTGCGCGCGCATGGCCTACGGGGGGCAAGATCTCGAGACGGCGGCCCGTGCGGTGGTCCACGAGGCCCTTGCGGCGGTCGGTGGCCGTGGCGGGCTGATCGCGGTCGACGCCCATGGGCAAGTCGCGATGCCGTTCAATACTGAGGGCATGTATCGTGGCCTTGTCCATCCGGGCGAGACGCCGGTCACGGCGATCTTCAGTGATTCCCGTCACATATCGCCCCCCTTGCGCTGA
- a CDS encoding dipeptide ABC transporter ATP-binding protein — protein MLATASGTASHSVLPDRQVVAVEGLTVRFATSERVVEAVRDLSFHVDAGETLAIVGESGSGKSVTSLSLMRLVEHGGGRIAAGRMPFRRRSGEIVDLAGASNARMRAIRGAEIAMIFQEPMTSLNPVFTAGDQIAESIRVHQGKSASTARAEALRMLDLVRIPEARNVLGRYPHQLSGGMRQRVMIAMALACKPQLLIADEPTTALDVTIQAQILELIRSLQAEMKMGVVFITHDMGVVAEIADRVLVMYRGDKVEEGPAPALFADPRHGYTRALLAAVPRLGAMAGSDLPKKFDLLRAELPADMAPPDEAPPHDTIRPGAAPILRVRDLVTRFDIRAGLLDRVRRRVHAVERVSFDLHPGETLALVGESGCGKSTTGRSLLRLVESQSGLIEFDGGNVRDLPAGQLRGLRRNIQFIFQDPYASLDPRLTVGFSIMEPLLVHRIATRRAAEARGAWLLERVGLTPDQAQRYPHEFSGGQRQRIAIARALALNPKVIVADEAVSALDVSIQAQIVNLMLDLQQEFGLAYLFISHDMAVVERISHRVAVMYLGQIVEIGPRRAIFENPQHPYTRKLMAAVPVADPARRHLRAGRLMTDEIPSPIRSLGDEPPVAPLVAVGPGHFVARHMVGGLAA, from the coding sequence ATGCTGGCCACCGCATCCGGGACCGCTTCCCATTCCGTTCTGCCGGACCGCCAAGTCGTCGCCGTCGAGGGCCTGACAGTCCGCTTCGCCACCTCCGAACGCGTCGTGGAGGCGGTCCGCGACCTATCGTTCCATGTCGACGCGGGCGAGACCTTGGCGATCGTCGGCGAGTCCGGCTCCGGTAAGTCCGTGACCTCGCTGAGCTTGATGCGTCTCGTCGAACACGGCGGCGGCCGGATCGCGGCCGGGCGGATGCCGTTTCGGCGGCGCTCGGGCGAAATCGTCGACTTGGCGGGTGCCTCGAACGCTCGGATGCGCGCGATCCGCGGCGCCGAGATCGCGATGATCTTCCAGGAACCGATGACCTCGCTGAACCCGGTCTTCACGGCTGGGGATCAGATCGCGGAGTCGATTCGCGTCCATCAAGGGAAGAGCGCGTCAACTGCTCGGGCCGAGGCGCTGCGCATGCTCGATCTCGTGCGTATCCCCGAGGCGCGCAACGTGCTCGGGCGCTATCCGCATCAGCTCTCCGGCGGGATGCGCCAACGCGTGATGATCGCCATGGCCCTGGCCTGCAAGCCCCAGTTGCTCATCGCCGACGAGCCGACCACCGCCCTCGACGTCACCATCCAAGCGCAGATCCTCGAACTTATCCGCAGCCTTCAGGCCGAGATGAAGATGGGTGTCGTCTTCATCACCCATGACATGGGCGTCGTGGCCGAGATCGCCGACCGCGTGCTGGTGATGTACCGCGGCGACAAGGTCGAGGAGGGGCCGGCCCCGGCACTCTTCGCAGACCCTCGCCACGGCTATACCCGTGCTCTCCTGGCCGCCGTCCCGCGGCTCGGAGCGATGGCAGGAAGCGATCTGCCGAAAAAATTCGATCTGCTGCGAGCCGAGCTTCCGGCGGATATGGCCCCGCCGGACGAGGCGCCGCCCCACGACACCATTCGCCCCGGCGCCGCACCGATCCTGCGGGTGCGCGACCTCGTCACCCGGTTCGACATTCGCGCCGGCCTACTCGACCGCGTTCGCCGCCGGGTCCACGCGGTCGAGCGGGTCAGCTTCGATCTCCATCCCGGAGAGACTCTCGCTCTGGTCGGCGAATCCGGGTGCGGCAAGTCGACGACGGGCCGCTCGCTCCTGCGTCTGGTCGAGAGCCAGAGTGGCCTGATCGAGTTCGATGGCGGAAACGTCCGCGACCTGCCTGCCGGACAGCTGCGCGGCCTGCGGCGGAATATCCAGTTCATCTTTCAGGACCCCTACGCGTCCCTCGACCCACGCCTGACGGTGGGCTTCTCGATCATGGAGCCGCTTCTCGTTCACCGGATCGCGACCCGCCGGGCGGCCGAAGCCCGCGGGGCTTGGCTCCTTGAGCGCGTTGGTCTCACCCCCGACCAAGCCCAGCGCTACCCGCACGAGTTCTCGGGTGGCCAGCGCCAGCGAATCGCCATCGCCCGGGCGCTCGCCCTGAACCCGAAGGTCATCGTCGCCGATGAGGCGGTGTCGGCTCTCGACGTGTCGATCCAAGCCCAGATCGTCAACCTGATGCTCGACCTCCAGCAGGAGTTCGGCCTCGCCTACCTCTTCATCAGCCACGACATGGCCGTAGTCGAGCGGATCAGCCACCGGGTCGCGGTCATGTATCTCGGTCAGATCGTCGAGATCGGCCCGCGCCGGGCGATCTTCGAGAACCCGCAGCATCCCTACACCCGCAAGCTGATGGCGGCGGTACCGGTCGCCGACCCAGCACGCCGCCACCTGCGTGCTGGCCGGCTCATGACCGACGAGATCCCGAGCCCGATCCGGTCGCTTGGCGACGAGCCGCCCGTGGCGCCCCTCGTAGCGGTCGGTCCCGGCCATTTCGTCGCCCGCCACATGGTCGGTGGCCTTGCCGCCTGA